From the genome of Cololabis saira isolate AMF1-May2022 chromosome 4, fColSai1.1, whole genome shotgun sequence:
ttatacccatccacaacgctagatggaaaatggagaaatgttgcaacaatcttgagaaaagtgGGCCGAGATCGGCcaggtaaaccggcagctgaggagaagttatgatgtcGGCGCGGCGCGTGGCCGGGGGGGCTGCACGCTCCCAGCGCGACCAGACCGTGGAAGAAAGCCCAGCCGGCTGAGTCCCAACAGATGGTGATAAATGAGGCAGAGTCTTCAAACAATTGCAAAGCGGCTGTGAAATATGGTGTAAcggatgtactgtaattattttctgtataaaaattgaatttggtgttcaaaaagtatttttttcaaacttgagttaTGGGGAGGAAAAAGGACTCGGGAAGCATTATCGAGGGGTACTACCTAACGTGACAGCCCACTGTCTGTTTGGTTGGTCTTGCTGGTGTTGGGCCAaagtcctatgtgaacatggggagccttaatttgaactttaaaggtgacctattatggcatttcatgtatattttaaacaggccttgaatgtcttaaaaacaatcaaaagcttgttatttctacataaatgagaaattcagcctctgtgccatgtatttatttttaccgcttctagcctcattatctatgagggattctgagggggagGGGagtctatgataatgaggctctgtgctgattggctgcctgaatgacgtgtagcaggggagggcacaaagcttCGCTCTCggcagaagagccggctgcgtacactattaaaggggacctattatgaaaaacacggtttttcttgctttaacatatataaagtggtctcccctcagcctgccaactcagagaaggaggaaagcaaccaaattctgcagtgtctgtacagccgcccggatgagccgtccagtgtcatgtgacttctacgagccgttcagattctgctcccatcgttacgtaacgacaggagcagaatccataggtcggcctccgctgctgaaaccacgcccacaactaactccgccagccggagcttccggcATTGTTCAGAAGCGTATAAGTGTATCgctggctgtttcaacaacgagggacagtaaaggGCTGTATATACTCGCCGTTCAGAACGCATACGCGCGACGCAGGATACGTGTGACGTCACGTCAcacgtatcctgcgtatcctgcgttcatttgacgcgtcgaggtgcacgttctcaaaaagacactgaacgcgtacgcgacctgcagttctcgctctggccgctagtatcgctgttcccggtctgatcccggctggcacgattatgctgctctcccctggagaaagttccccatgcaggttaacttcccctcagggtttccgttgtccggtaattgccggactttgtccggtaaaatatgccgaagtccggtattttataatctctccggtgaaaatactcactggtgctgcgggactagagtccccgggagtatcgcggagggacacgccgagcctaggtgccgggagccgggaggaagcttcctcccggctccccgagtcaattgacgggagtaaattgacgggacttattttattttaaatactctgtttttcaataaaaatactattgaatcacttgcaaattaatgaattaatgaattaatgaattaatgacttggaatcatattaggaacaataaatcagatggaatgtctatttgtaaggaaagattttaactatttcagtttcaagacaccatttataatattgaaatcgatcacattcaacatcatcatagttttttaccatgtcaatctttcttatatattgacatctatttctccatatgaacttaaaattaactggatttattgtttcgtcattcttgttgagatgggtaaggAGAATGGGTAAGGaggataaattagtctggaaagactatccatttttgataataagcaataataataagataagataaaatagtcctttattactccctcaatggggaaactcacgtagcagcaacacacacacacaaagggaagggggtaaaaaagttatttaaacaagtaatacaaattaataaagagtaataataataataataatgctgtggttttatatagctccttcaaggcacccagagctttacagagatcattattcattcatacacattctccccGGTGATAGCACCGTCTGTAGCCGCAgctcagctgccctgcagactgactgaAGCGTGGGTGCCacatcgcgccaaacggcccctccgaccaccaccaaacattcatacacactcatacacattcacacgatgttataatctcctacatcatccaatattgtcctgtaaacttgttcgtttttctaatctgctaccactgctactgctactacttctgctacttaatataagtatcttttccaactgttgctctgcttactgccccctattggtcaccatcggtatgacGGGCTCTCGTCGTGTGGTACGCGAGGTACGCTGGGAGCCGAACAGACGTGTACGCAGGGTACGCAGGCACCAACGTAGAGTATATTCCCGCcttaagggccagtcccaatacacccactacccctacttttcagcactacccctacattttacacgttcccgtgagggtagtggtgtcccaattcctcttttcacctaggggtagttgcctaaacgaggggtagtggatatgaatctagcccttcacagcgagggttttcagatgcacactagCTGTCCGACGGCTAGataaatttcccagaatgctttacgtcgtcatttgcagactgaatcaaacgaaaaaaacatggcagacatttcttattttttagtgaataaaatcaatattttgagttagtttctgcataaaaatgcgctttgattacattttttagcgagaaatatatattttactttcataatattcactcagtgaatgtatataatcactcgcttgcccgtttttttcagatctcgccagaataaaggctgatttatggttccgcgttacaccaacgcagagcctacggcgtaggttacgcggcgacgcgtgccgtacggaaccataaatcagctacCGAGCAGGCGGCCCTAGAtatcccccgaaaacatcggatcaaatttcttaacaggcgttatttggataaattgagcccaggttggggatcttaacagttacttttatgcctgaaaaatattaaaacttaagtggcatattaacagcactacatcggaaattaaaacttgcttttagctctgggcttcctgatatggtgtgacgtatgtgcaaacgtaactacgcagtcgcttacgtacccgaacgtaaatcacgcagtgacgtagcaagtggtgtcccaatccctagggaagattacaagggccctacacCTGTGGCttaatttttagggctagtggtagtgagtagggggtgtattgggattggccctaaaaattaggttttgcatcgacacttagcctcataaaaggatcagtaccaacagtacggacccggcacctgcacacgagtcagcggtgacgtaaattttttatgttatttatatttgtctacaagtattatctttgcatgggctaagtatttagattagctccggagcaccgggggccactcaccggaccggaccggtgagtggctccggtggctCGAGTGttacttaaagagcatattgcaggttggagacccctgtgaatcaatgtgtattacgaacccgttagggcccccacgttcttttgattgacagctgaaactcgctttttaaaaggctgatttatgggtctgcgttacaccaacgcagaccctacgctgtagggtacgcggcgacgcaccgaacgctgcgtgcaccgcgtaacctacgtcgtcgatttacgcggaaccataaatcagcctttattcaccgcagcacccgcccgtgtgctcctgaaagaaactccgaaaataactcctaaaagatgggtgagtacttgtaatctgtctaggtttgtactttctaaacagaaaacaagcgtattatcttctcttttttctgattaaatgcatccgaaatagccgggtatttttaaaaccgaatatttcccccccttcgtttataaaataatttgtatccacattacatcgttgttaaaaaaaaaaaaaccttccacacataaccgaagatctgcgttttcgaccacattcataagcattccaaacctgtagatcatctggtcttccggcctccgggccgcctccgcaGCGCAGCTACCCCGGGatccgcgtctccttctcggtaacaagcccgagtccccccgtgtcccaccacggagctgccgcgttaatcgacgcagccttacggcgtagggtacgccgtagggctgcgcgtcgccgcgtaccctacagcgtaggctctgcgtcggtgtaacgcagtaaacggtggtcaagagcagagaccatttatttaataaatagcttggagaacagatggtggatcatctgtagttctgtagtaaacaaaggtcgcacgttagacgtcagactcagagcagatttgttgttgtttttggagcataatgtgacgttcgaaaacgcaaaactccggttgtctctgtctacacgcatctacataaacggagttttctaaaatcttcactttgcccggatttttttaaacatttgtttatttgcgttttcatgtggatgacaggtccaaacgtaggaaaatatcatATATACATTAGCAGATACctggctacgtgtgtacggggtctgggcagtcagatggggcagctgtggagacgtctccctgctgctgcgtcatatgacgcggtgttcgaaaaaaaaaagcgtttttaggagctttgctaaaatcagccactttttcctctgaatacgtgcccttatgtcttgtaaaacatattaaatcctacattaacttctcaaatagtcattttcacataaggtcaggtataatttttgaaaaaaccctaacctgcaatatgctctttaacggagccactcgttaggtaacactaactctattagtaatacatttttattctgtTCCGTTTATGGTTTccgatcttccaagcaatgcacctgaagcaacgacaccttcagaagaaatgcacggtccttccttgaacTGGATCGCAGCATATTTTCGATCCGCGGATCGGATCGCAGCATCCCTactttagattatgtgttttaactttagattatgtgttttaactttagattatgtgttttaactttagattatgtgttttaactttagataaTGTGTTTCAACATCACAATAAAACTCCACCAAAACAACCACAATCTCCAGCCTGCTGCGTCCGTGTCGCCGCCACATTCACATATTCAGACGTAAACACGTTTAAAAGTCTCCGAGGAAGAtcacgtgtttgtgttttctgcggTTCCGTTCAAAGTTACGgacacataataaaataaagtgtttgGATCATCATCAGCAGACAGAAAGACcgagaacctggacctgaacactgacctgcagaccagcagagGAAGATCCCGCTTTGGTCCTGATGCTGGacgagtcctggttctgaccccggtccatctccgagtcctggttctgaccccggtccatctccgagtcctggttctgaccccggtccatctccgagtcctggttctgactccggtccatctccgagtcctggttctgaccccgGTCCATCTCagagtcctggttctgaccccgGTCCATCTCCGATTTTTCAGATTTGTTCATTTGACTCTAAGAAGTTTCAAACAAATAATTTCAGTGGAAACAAACACTTGCAAACCAACATCAATAAATAATTTATAGTGCGATCAAAAAAATTAGCAACCtgtaatgtaaaaaataatttaatacaTAAGTATTGTTTATGGCACACTGCCGTTCTGCATACTGCACAGCTTGAAATCCCACATCTCACTTAGCAGTTATTTTTTTAGGAAAATCAACATGTCTGGTGACAGACAAGCCCGTTCCAGCGGATGGTTCCCCAGCAGTAGAAAACTACGCTCTGACGGTGGGGATGACGCTTGGACAGACAGATACCTGGTTGCCAGGTGTGATAAGTGAAGCTTGGACACACAGATACCTGGTTGCCAGGTGTGATAAGTGTCCCTCACAGTCATCACCAGGTTACTGAACTGACAGGGCAGAGTTCTGTACCGCCGTATCTCTCCCTTAACCAACCAGGCGTCCCAATACTTGACCACAATTTGACAAAGTAACATCTGTTTGTCATCAATAGCTTTTGATTTAGCTTGATAGCAATACATAAGATGTACACAACAATATAATATTCAGTTAACATTACAATGTTCACATTTCAAGTCAACGTGGTGCCCCTCTTAAATTGCAGCAACGTTAACCTAAGTACACAGACATTGATGTGGTCTGCTCTGATTCCTTTCTCATTGGCTCCTAACAGTTCACTTTTAGTGGCTGGAGAATTCAGAGGGGGGGGAAATCTTAAGATTGAATGAAAACGGCGTATTTAATGTGCGTCATAGTTGTACAAAACGCAGTTTTTACACCGTGTTTTACGCGCGTTCATGAACGCCGCTTTTTCGGCATTTAAGGACCGCAGAAAACGCCGCTTTTTACGGCGGGTTTTGTGCtcataattgtgtttttttgcgACGTTTCGTTGGGCAGGGCGTTCATTTTATGTCTACTTTTTGGCTCTTCTGGCTTTCCAAATCAAATGAACGCAGGGTGCGGTTGCGTAAGCAGTAGAGTCCAGTCCTAACCTGGTTCTGAccccggtccatctccgagtcctggttctgctTCGTTCTCGGTTCGTTCTTTGTCCTGCAGATCTTCAATCTAAAAAGTGCGTCTGCTGCAAACCTGTGAGGACGCAGCCCGGAACCACgtgacctttaaaaaaaacaaactttattagcaaatgttgctaataaaaaaactttattagcaAACACCAAGAAGGAGGGGAAGGAGGagataaaaagacaaaagaaatgagGAGGTTttgtatatagatgtatattgtttttttaataatttgtatattgtttgttttttgtacataaatgtatatatttgtttagcATTTGTGTATAGTTTGTCTTTTTATATGAATAAATGTGGCTTATTTCTCTTGCAACTTTGAAGCTTTGCCTCGTTTCTTGttaaattatacatatatagtttgattatccacttgaaatgattgttaattatatgactggaacagataagatccaattgaaaaaaaaaacctcagggaatacgtttaattataaataaatgccAACAATAACTGGAGTAAGAAGCCAAAACACAAAGGTTAGGAAGGCGACAAAACCAAATGACCAGAATGACTCAGTGGAAGGTGGAGCTGCTTTATTTTTGGGGCTTTAAGTATCCAGAGAGGACAGATTCTTGGCAGGTACATTGTCTAGTTGTTCTCCGGGTCCACGTATCTGAACGAGAAAGACATTTAATATAAACCATATTAAGGTATAAACCATATTATGGTTTTATCTAGAATTCTAGATAAGTATTCTAGAATGCGCTTTCCTCCTCAGGAGGTCCAACCTTCCTCCTCCGTTTGTTGTTGCGGTGCAATTATTCGTCCAGCAGAGGGCGACATTTCCCCGAATCGGCCGCCACATGAAGACGCTCTGGGGTTTTTTAGTTCTGCTTAGAGCCTCTGTATTTAAATTAAGTGCATGTGAGTGATAGCGTTGCTGAATACATATTTTGATTATCTTTTgtcttaaactgaaataaaagggAAGACGTTTTTTTTGGTTGATATAATGTCACTTGCCTGCCACTTGATGTCGCTGTCTGACCGCTCTCCTGCAGCCTGCCGGCGGAGCCAAGAGAATAATCCAGTTAATAGGTTTTAATCAAATGTAATGGGTACACTAAGATCTAGTTTGGATGTTTTTGTCGGCTGTGACAATGAAGAGGGGATTTAAGGAAAGGTTATTTATTCTGGATGCAGTTTACAAACATGTTCAAGAAGTGTATTGTCATCTGCAGCAGTAACACAAGGTTGTATTGAGAAATTAAAAACTTTTGACAAGGCatgcatttaataataatattaacaatCAAAGCAAAGACAGACAAGGAGCTCGAAGCATAAACAACTCGAAAAAATGTACTAAATTCTGTATAAATAAGGGCATTTAAACGGCTGAGCTCGCCAAACCCACGTTGTATATGTTTTATTGAAAACATAAGCAGGACAAGAAGGTAAGTTGGTTTTGTGCCCTTTTTTTAAGTACTGTATCAAATCTTTTGAAATTAATATTGTTGTGGAAGTTTCAGGTGAAGTATaaagacatttatttttaaagcaagTAAAAGGAGTACTGAATGAGACTATCCTTGTCTtctcaaacacaaaaacactctTTCTctctgagtttaaaaaaaatacatttttatttaatttatttacgttaaaggtattgtgacataatttttaaaatgcttttaacactattaaaagtcttggccaacatccctcaaatgtgtctaaaagggtgtaacaagaaaaacttcactctagtactccattcctggctttttatgacggtgtttttttgcgccgtgaaaaacgcttccttttccccctttcctgtcaatcattgctccgctcctcctcccaacctcctcctccaaccaactgctacacacttctgccgtctccacacacatgcgcgcacaccgaccacaaacacccacacacacagcccagacagggcgactacagcccggggatgaagcccggggatgaagtccgtgtgcacaccgaaccggacttctaacagcggcatcggagagttaagccgggtgcgacaggcgaagcatgcacggaaaagcagcacggcgaagtagtccaccgcaaacaatcataaaaataaaggcatgcaagcagcagtgtccccttatcttaagtccagtcagtggccgcgggtctttttagcagttttcctccggtgatgaggtaaccctacgccgtaggctctgcgtcggtgtaacgcggaaccataaatcagcctttatggtgcgctggagaggagaggaggcagggagctgggtggagggggcggtgatttagcggcccTTTACGTCACGActcgccaccaaaccagatgcgccgtttttgcatagttatgcggaaaatcccagaaagcacacaatacactgaatgttaaaagttcgttgttttttgggtgtaattgatgtcaagacacccaacaaaacacaaaaaatcaagaaaaatgtgtttttcatgtcacaatccctttaaagtaAGTCTCTTTTCTTAATAATAACGAAATACAACTTCATATCCTGTCTGCGTGCACAGTGGAGTTCACGTGGTTCTGGGCTGCGTCCTCACGGGTTTACAGACGCACTTTtagaaccaggactcggagatggaccggggtcagaaccaggactcggagatggaccggggtcagaaccaggactcggagatggaccggggTCAGAAgcaggactcggagatggaccggggtcagaaccaggactcggagatggaccggggTCAGAAgcaggatcagaaccaggactcgtCCAGCATCAGGACCAGAGCGGGATCTTCctctgctggtctgcaggtcagtgttcaggtccaggttctgctgattctgatccaaacactttattttattatgtgtcCGTAACTTTGAACGGAAccgcagaaaacacaaacacgtgaTCTTCCTCGGAGACTTTTAAACGTGTTTACGTCTGAATATGTGTTAATGTGGCGATGTTCTGCGGCGTCTACCTCCTGGTGtgccgcttttccactaggacttacttggcccgactcggctcggcgcggctttacacggctccacacgtgtgttttcgcactgccaggggagaagtgggggggttggggtgaagctgctgtgacgtactcgattgcgcaacctctttgtttgtgtcggcgcagatgagaaatcagctggagccgggagcggctgagagtaaaacagcccgtctacatcccttttttaattctctcgtcagtcaccaggtttatcaacatctgcacctcagagttggatcaccaaacagacgttttgcgcttcatAATATCATAataaatcgctgcgagccgcgggtcgctctcgcgctgactcccgcttcctgattcaaacgtctgacggccccgccccccgaccaatcagaggcgcggagggtgatgacggccccgccccccgaccaatcagaggcgcggagggtggtgacgtcagaaatagtccctgctcagcccgcaaagaacctggctgaaatggttacagaaaaaagtatcgacttggagcggctctacccgtctcagccctagtgcgaaagcgcaaaacgggtagaaccgagctaaggtggtaccagtgcaaaagcggcaataggctactaccgtacgatccccgtttcttttatctcagtttcttttttttcaaaggctttttcatgcaaatagacgactTAACAgtaggaagtcagaatgtgcttccacatagatctatgtgtatgacgcttcggcggaagaaagaaacccgtcagatcacgcttccacatagacatcaacaatTATCTACTGGCaatgttggggtagttactcaaaaaagtaatccattacatattactagttactttttaaaaaagtaatcccttacactacttagttactgtggttgctgaa
Proteins encoded in this window:
- the LOC133442486 gene encoding protein krueppel-like; this translates as MDRGQNQDSEMDRGQKQDSEMDRGQNQDSEMDRGQKQDQNQDSSSIRTRAGSSSAGLQKHKGKGRLTSYRCDHCKKVLTTSSGLRKHKRIHTGDKPNLLMQDQ